GGAAGTCGTCGCCGAGGAAGCGACGCGAGCGGGGATGTACTACGTCAACCAGAGGTGGCTTGGCGGCACTCTCACCAATTTCGTCACGATCCAGAAGAGCATCGCTCGATACAAGGAGCTTTGCGCCATCGTCGAAGAGGGCCGGCACGAGGATTTGACGAAGAAAGAGCTCTCGCGCCTCGACAAGGAGCGCCGCAGGCTCGAAAAGAACCTGGTCGGCATCAAAGAAATGACGAAGCTGCCCGACGCGATATTCGTTGTCGACGCCAATCGTGAGGAGATCGCGGTCCATGAGGCCCGCAAGCTCGGGATCCCGGTAATCGCCATCGTGGATACGAACTGCGATCCGCTCCTGGTGGACTTCGTCATTCCGGGAAACGACGACGCCCTCCGCGCGATCAAGCTGTTCACCTCGCGCATTGCCGACGCCATCATGCTGGGCAGGGACATGGCCAAGGCACCCGCGGTCCCCAAATCGGCCGAGGAGAGAAGCGAAGGCGAGCCGGAGGCGAAGAAGGCGGAGAGCGAACCCTCGGCCGCGGACGGGGAGTCGGCTACGAGCGCATCGCCTCCACCCACGTGATGACCCGCCGGCGGCGGGTGAGAGCTCACGGCAGCCGGACAGAGAAAATCGCGGGCGCGTCCGCGGCTTCCATGGGATCACAATCGAGCCGAGGTCAGTTCAAATGACTCAGATATCCGCGCAGCTGGTCAAGGAGCTCCGTGAGAGGACGGGCTCGGGCATGATGGAATGCAAGAAGGCGCTCGAGGAGGCCAAGGGCAACCTCGAAGAAGCGATCACCATCCTGCGCAAACGGGGCCAGGCCGCTGCCGAGAAGAAGTCGGGCCGCTCGACGACCGAAGGCCTCGTGGGCTCCTACATTCACCCCGGCGGCCGGGTGGGCGTCCTCATCGAAGTGAACTGCGAGACCGACTTCGTCGCCAATACGGTCGAGTTCCGCGAGCTCGTCAAGGACCTGGCCATGCAAGTGGCCGGGGCCCCTACCCCGGCCCGATGGGTGCGACGGGAAGACGTTCCCGCGGAGATCGTCGACAAGGAAAGGGACATCCTCGGGACTCAGGCTCGAAGCTCCGGAAAACCGCAGAACGTGGTCGATAAGATCGTGGAAGGCAAGCTTCAGAAGTTCTACCAGGAAAACGTCCTGCTCGAGCAGGCGTTCATCAAGAACTCCGACCAGACGGTGGGTGACTTTCTCACGAGCAAGATCGCCGTTCTCAAGGAGAACATCCAGGTCCGCCGCTTCGTTCGGTTTGAACGCGGCGAATCTCTTTAGTAAAACCTCACTACCCGCTCCCCGTGGGTGAATAGGCGGGCGAACGAGATGTCGGATAACTCGGCCTATCGTCGTGTTCTGGTGAAACTCTCGGGCGAGGTCTTGATGGGCAACCAGGCTTTCGGCATCGACCCGGAAGTGGCCCAGTTCATGGCCAGCGAGATCAGCTCTCTGCACTCTCTCGGAGTCCAGACCGCCTCGGTGATTGGAGGCGGAAACATCTTCCGCGGAGTGGCTCCCTCGGCCCGGGGTATGGATCGTGTATCGGCGGATCACATGGGGATGCTGGCGACGGTGATCAATGCGGTGGCGCTGCAGGACGCGCTGGAGAAGCTCGGGGTTCACACGCGGGTGATGTCGGCAATCGAGATGCGAGAGATCGCCGAGCCTTTCATCCGGCGCCGAGCCATCCGCCATCTCGAGAAAGGACGGGTCGTGATCTTCGCCGCGGGGACGGGAAATCCCTACTTCTCCACGGATACCGCGGCGGCGTTGAGAGCGATGGAGATCAAAGCGGAAATCATCATGAAGGGTACCAGGGTATCCGGTATCTATTCGGCCGACCCCGAAAAGGACGAATCGGCGGAGCTTTTCGAGAAGATCACTTACATGCAGGTGCTCGAGAAAGGCCTGAAGGTGATGGATACCACCGCCATCTCTCTTTGCATGGACAACCGGCTTCCCATCATCGTCTTCGACGTAAAGAAACCCGGCAACATGAGGCGGGTCGCGTGCGGAGAGAAGCTGGGTACGCTGGTCACAACGCCCTGAGGGCTCCAGGCGCACGAGAAAAGGAGGTCCGGCTCGTGACGATCAAGCAGCTCATCGACGATGCCAAGAGGCGTATGGACAAAACCCTCGAAGTGCTGACCAAGGAGCTCGCCTCGGTTCGCACCGGGCGCGCTTCGCTCGCCATTCTCGACGGCGTCACCGTGGACTATTACGGCTCTCCCACACCACTCAATCAGGTGGCCAACCTGGCGGTTCCAGAAGCCAATCTGATCACCGTCCAGCCCTGGGAGCCGCCGATGCTCGACAAGATTGAAAAAGCCATCCTCTCTTCGGATCTCGATCTGAACCCCGCGAACGATGGCAAGATCCTTCGCATCCCCATCCCGCCTCTGACCGAAGAGCGGAGGAAGAAGCTCGTGAAGCACGTCGGCAAGATCGCAGAAGAAAGCCGCACGGCGATGCGGCAAGTGCGACGCGACGTCAACGATCGCCTCAAGAAGATGCTCAAGGACAAGGAGATCTCCGAGGACGACGAGCGGCGAGCTCTGAAGGAGGTTCAAGATCTCACCGACAACCACATCAAGAAGACCGACGATGTGGTCAAGAAAAAAGAGCAAGAGTTGATGACCGTCTAGCGAAGCGTTCACAGTCGGCAAGTCGAGGCAACCCACACGCCTCTTTCGACTCCGGACGGTACGCTGTTGACGTTTTCGAAATGACTGAGCGCCTCTATTTGGGCGATCCCTACGTCGTCGAGTTCGATGCCGAGGTCGTCGAAGAGCGCGTGACCGAAGACGGCCCAGCCGTCGTCCTGGCAAAGACTCATTTCTACCCCGAATCGGGCGGCCAGCCCTGCGACCTCGGAACGATTCACGATATTCCCGTCGTCAAGGTCGCGGAGCTTCCCGACGAGACGATCCTCCACTTCGTCGAGCGGTTTCCAAAGGAGCGCCAGGTGCTTTGCCGCATCGACGCGGAGCGGAGGCGCGACCACATGCAGCAGC
This window of the Vicinamibacteria bacterium genome carries:
- the tsf gene encoding translation elongation factor Ts, yielding MTQISAQLVKELRERTGSGMMECKKALEEAKGNLEEAITILRKRGQAAAEKKSGRSTTEGLVGSYIHPGGRVGVLIEVNCETDFVANTVEFRELVKDLAMQVAGAPTPARWVRREDVPAEIVDKERDILGTQARSSGKPQNVVDKIVEGKLQKFYQENVLLEQAFIKNSDQTVGDFLTSKIAVLKENIQVRRFVRFERGESL
- the rpsB gene encoding 30S ribosomal protein S2, translating into MASITMKELLEAGVHFGHQTKRWNPKMKEYIFGERNGIYIVDLQKTLRLFKDALSYATRLGAEGKTVLFVGTKRQAQEVVAEEATRAGMYYVNQRWLGGTLTNFVTIQKSIARYKELCAIVEEGRHEDLTKKELSRLDKERRRLEKNLVGIKEMTKLPDAIFVVDANREEIAVHEARKLGIPVIAIVDTNCDPLLVDFVIPGNDDALRAIKLFTSRIADAIMLGRDMAKAPAVPKSAEERSEGEPEAKKAESEPSAADGESATSASPPPT
- the frr gene encoding ribosome recycling factor yields the protein MTIKQLIDDAKRRMDKTLEVLTKELASVRTGRASLAILDGVTVDYYGSPTPLNQVANLAVPEANLITVQPWEPPMLDKIEKAILSSDLDLNPANDGKILRIPIPPLTEERRKKLVKHVGKIAEESRTAMRQVRRDVNDRLKKMLKDKEISEDDERRALKEVQDLTDNHIKKTDDVVKKKEQELMTV
- the pyrH gene encoding UMP kinase, coding for MSDNSAYRRVLVKLSGEVLMGNQAFGIDPEVAQFMASEISSLHSLGVQTASVIGGGNIFRGVAPSARGMDRVSADHMGMLATVINAVALQDALEKLGVHTRVMSAIEMREIAEPFIRRRAIRHLEKGRVVIFAAGTGNPYFSTDTAAALRAMEIKAEIIMKGTRVSGIYSADPEKDESAELFEKITYMQVLEKGLKVMDTTAISLCMDNRLPIIVFDVKKPGNMRRVACGEKLGTLVTTP